In Elusimicrobiota bacterium, the following are encoded in one genomic region:
- a CDS encoding hemerythrin domain-containing protein, whose product MEKQQDEPQDRVSEFFERDHREIDALLADVAFDSGREAAAKFAEFDARLERHIRWEESILFPAVARNAPDLAMGPIRVMSMEHELIREGKTGALAALNACDAKRARQFVEAMERVLRDHNFKEEQFLYPACDNLLSMEERRIVLQQVRSGTA is encoded by the coding sequence ATGGAAAAACAGCAAGACGAGCCCCAGGACCGAGTCTCGGAGTTTTTTGAACGGGATCATAGGGAGATAGACGCGCTTTTGGCGGATGTCGCCTTCGACTCCGGCCGGGAGGCCGCAGCCAAATTCGCGGAGTTCGACGCGCGGCTCGAGCGCCATATCCGCTGGGAGGAGAGCATTCTTTTCCCGGCTGTGGCCAGGAACGCTCCGGATTTGGCGATGGGCCCCATTCGGGTCATGAGCATGGAGCATGAGCTGATCCGGGAGGGCAAGACGGGAGCCCTCGCGGCCCTAAACGCATGCGACGCAAAGCGCGCTCGGCAATTCGTGGAAGCGATGGAGAGAGTCTTGCGCGACCACAACTTCAAAGAGGAGCAATTCCTCTATCCCGCTTGCGACAATCTGCTGTCCATGGAGGAACGGCGGATCGTGCTCCAGCAGGTCCGGAGCGGGACGGCTTAA
- a CDS encoding OsmC family protein yields the protein MEIKIKFPGNRRVSAEVRGFTVSTDQPREAGGDASAPGPFDLFLASIGTCAGIFALGFCQKRGIATEGLELVETADWDEAGHRVCKVSLEILLPPGFPEKYREGIVNAVNLCTVKKHILEPPIFQTRANRRPPA from the coding sequence ATGGAAATCAAGATCAAGTTTCCCGGAAACAGGCGGGTGTCCGCCGAGGTGAGGGGCTTTACGGTATCCACGGATCAGCCCCGGGAGGCGGGCGGGGACGCGAGCGCGCCCGGGCCGTTTGACCTATTCCTGGCCTCCATCGGGACCTGCGCGGGGATTTTCGCCTTGGGCTTCTGCCAGAAGCGGGGCATCGCCACGGAAGGGCTGGAGCTGGTGGAGACCGCGGACTGGGATGAGGCGGGGCACAGGGTCTGCAAGGTTTCCCTCGAGATCCTCCTCCCGCCGGGATTCCCGGAAAAATATCGAGAGGGCATCGTCAACGCCGTCAATCTTTGCACGGTGAAGAAGCACATCCTCGAGCCCCCCATCTTCCAGACTCGGGCCAACCGGCGCCCTCCGGCTTGA
- the crcB gene encoding fluoride efflux transporter CrcB: MDKAICLGAGSLMGGIARYLLATAVHSHAGASFPYGTLAVNISGCFAIGLFDSWAGAKGLSGPAGRLFFMTGFCGAYTTFSTLIFETAYLVNDGQLLRAFANYAGSGVLGFVFFRLGSWLGGVV, translated from the coding sequence ATGGATAAGGCGATATGTCTCGGCGCGGGCAGCCTGATGGGGGGGATCGCGCGGTATCTTTTGGCGACCGCCGTTCATTCGCACGCCGGCGCGTCGTTTCCTTACGGCACTCTCGCGGTGAATATCAGCGGCTGTTTCGCGATCGGTCTGTTCGACAGCTGGGCCGGCGCCAAGGGATTGTCGGGGCCGGCCGGCCGCCTGTTTTTCATGACGGGATTCTGCGGAGCGTACACGACATTCTCCACTTTGATTTTCGAAACCGCGTATCTCGTCAACGACGGTCAGTTGTTGCGCGCCTTCGCCAACTACGCCGGAAGCGGCGTCCTGGGGTTTGTTTTCTTCCGGCTCGGCTCTTGGCTGGGAGGCGTAGTTTAG